Part of the Pomacea canaliculata isolate SZHN2017 linkage group LG11, ASM307304v1, whole genome shotgun sequence genome is shown below.
gacatcaaaaacatcatcaacaaagacagtcatgctttcaacagcctactcCCCATCtagaactcccgagcattaccTTTTCGCATCTTCAACACTAATGTGAAGACAGTCCTATTGCATGGTTCTGTAAcgtggagagtgacaaacaccatcaaccgcaagctccagacctttactaACCGATGCCTACTCCATatcctgggaataagatggcatggaaagatctccaacagcagcctgtggaaaagaaccaaccagaatgccactagccaagacatcaaaaagcacaaatggggctgggtaggacacaccctgcgcaaaccacctgacaccaatgccaagcaggcacttgactggaatcctcaggggaagaggagagttgggagaccgaagcagacttggaaaagaactaGAGAAaaaggcaaaggacatcggaaccatctgggcccaactgaaggggggctgcccaaaaccgggtctgctggcgaggtgttgttgcggctctatgctcctcaaaggagcaacaaggaataaactaacccTCACCTCCTTTTCTGCTAATCGTTATTTTTCTACTGGTCTTCCTTCGCAACATCAccatactctcagtccttgtaaCCCGATTCCTCGTtgatttttctatatttgtcttttatcagtAGTCAGTACTGCTGTTTATCATTCCGTCTTTCGTATGTATATAtccattaattatttttacttatttttcattttatctccAGTGGGGTTCACAACTGGATTTTCTCTCGATCCAGTGACCAACGTTTCAGCCGACGGCATTTATATATTCGACAATGTTGCGACTAACGTTGGTGATGCTTACAACCCGCAGACTGGCATCTTCACAGCACCTGTTGCTGGTCTCTACACCCTCCACCTGCGAGTCATGGCCACGACCAGCCCGGGATTCACAATGCTCAAAGTCGAGACGACCGGGGGAGAACTGGCGCGGTATGGGTCAAAGGAGCCCCCGACCGTGATGACCAGATCTCCGCCATGGTAGTGACCTTAATGAGTCGAGGGCAACAGGCTTGGGTCCGATACGTGGGAGGAGCCACACAAATCAGAGGTCATCCCTGGACCGTATTTAGCGGATTTCTCGTTGAAGCTCAGTAAACGCTTGGCAGGCTTCTCTGtatctctaaaacacacacacgcacgcgtaTGCATAGATACAAAGAAAATCAGACACGTCGCTAAGCAACAATTCTGAAAAAAACTCACAGCGGCAAATGCAGAGaccaagaaacaaaagagaaaggtttACCAagctttacaaattatttcatctcattaaaataaataaatgaagatgatattttccatttatttcttattactttatttttaattccaaTTAATCAGTATATAATTCGAAAGCTATTCAGTAACAAACCCACATGTTATCACTACATGTAATACAGCGATCAGCACAATTGTCACAAGCTTCTGCAACAATAGGTTGATCAACTTGAGCTTTATTGTGTATAAGAAAGATTGCAAAgcgaaataaattttttttctgtcctctatTCATCGTTTTATTATGTTATAAAAATTTGTTATGTAACCAATTAAATAATGTATGATTCTTTAATAAGGTCAAATATGAAAttttacaatattaaataattcAATTTATTCAACTACACTTTCTcgttaattttaatttttaaaagcaaacacatcccgcaaagcacaaaaaataatcgtcagggttagggtttcgAAGAGTCCTCGGGCTAAATATTCAAGCTTCGAGGAACCGCCAAACTCTGATCTTTAAGAGGTGTAAACAGGTAACAATCAGAAAGGTTTCCGTACCTTTATTATTGATCTTCCCCAAGAATTATTGGTCTGCCAAAGCGACTGTAAGCCATAATTATGgttaaaacaagttttacaaCTAGGATACAAGAACAACTTTCACAGTTATAAAGATAGTTAACAAATTACTTAGAAATTagtaattgttttaaatgatcCGTAAACAATGTATCTGTAAACAGACAAGAGCAAAAGAGTGAcacgaaattaaaaaatattgtttctataCGGCTATTAAAAACATATTGTGCATTAGGGTAGATTCTAATAAcagttgaaatttttatttggcaAGCATCTATAAGAAAATAACTTACATAAGGTGACACAAAATATCCTAACATAGACTTCAACATTCAGAATAATCTGACAGACGTGGCTCCTGTCGCAACCATTACTTCGTATATACAACCAGagttttttatgtgtgtgagaacgggttataaaattgaaaattaaattCAACATCCAATGCTTAGTGAATTTTTAGAAACTTTCTACATGTTGACATGCAAAAATAAGTGAATGTCTTGATCCAACTGCATCCAACTTTTCCCGGATAATACATATCAGCAAGTACATTAATTTCAACAAAAAAGGGCTATTTTTCGGATTTAGATTACCTTGTGATCGTAAGTCACTGTAAAAAATAGACACAGTGGGGAAAGTGGCAAACCACGAGGACAAAAATATCAGTTGACAACAAAGTTCGAAACCCTGGTCAATGCAATATtaagaatattaatatttctaTCCAATCCGCCCACTGGCCAGACTACCTTGTCAGCAAACAGACTGTACCCGCCACAGTCGGAATCATACCACCCGGGGTATGAGTGGTTACAGGAGTTCGGGTCATGATCGTTGGTAGAAAAGACGACTGGAGCGTTTTTAGAGAAGCCGTTATCGAGATACTCATAGTTGTCAGGACTTGCGTAGGAATAAGTGAGAGCGTATGAAGAATATTCTGGAGCAACGGAAAATTGACCGTAGTATATCCACCCTCGACTGTTGGAATTGTTGTAAATGCAGAACAGGTTGGCCTGGTACTCGGCCTGCCTTAGCAGGTGGTAGAGATTCTCCAGGCCGATGAAGTAGTCGACGTCGTACAGCTTGACAGACAGGTCGTCCCCGATCCAGGTCTTTGCTGTCGTCCAGTTGGCGTTGAGGGAGATCATTCTGTTCCTCATGAGAACGTAGCTTACACCATTCCACTCCAGGATACATACCATCTAAAAATAGTCGagatgcttttcttttctttgtttcttttttaattttttgtcttttagttccctttcattgttttgttcGTACGATTGTagtc
Proteins encoded:
- the LOC112575732 gene encoding fibrinogen gamma chain-like, producing MWCENGGTFENGRCRCPAQFAGTTCQRLIRDCKEAYDNGHRLGNPGLPFLIQPLGVTEPFWMVCILEWNGVSYVLMRNRMISLNANWTTAKTWIGDDLSVKLYDVDYFIGLENLYHLLRQAEYQANLFCIYNNSNSRGWIYYGQFSVAPEYSSYALTYSYASPDNYEYLDNGFSKNAPVVFSTNDHDPNSCNHSYPGWYDSDCGGYSLFADKVVWPVGGLDRNINILNIALTRVSNFVVN